A region from the Rhinoderma darwinii isolate aRhiDar2 chromosome 2, aRhiDar2.hap1, whole genome shotgun sequence genome encodes:
- the TIMM17A gene encoding mitochondrial import inner membrane translocase subunit Tim17-A isoform X2 — protein MGIIGGGIFQAIKGFRNSPQGVKHRMKGSFVAIRTRAPQLGGSFAVWGGLFSMIDCSMVKIRGKEDPWNSITSGAMTGAILAARNGPVAMVGSAAMGGILLALIEGAGILLTRFASSQFVNGPPIAEDSSQLSQASPFGSYQQYQ, from the exons ATGGGTATCATTGGAGGAGGCATTTTTCAGGCCATCAAAGGATTTAGGAACTCTCCTCAA GGTGTTAAGCACCGTATGAAGGGCAGTTTTGTCGCTATACGAACCCGGGCCCCACAACTAGGAG gtagctTTGCAGTATGGGGTGGTCTGTTCTCCATGATAGATTGCAGTATGGTTAAGATACGGGGGAAGGAAGATCCCTGGAATTCTATCACAAGTGGGGCTATGACTGGGGCGATCTTGGCTGCAAGAA ATGGTCCTGTTGCCATGGTGGGCTCTGCTGCAATGGGTGGGATTCTTTTGGCCTTGATAGAAGGAGCAGGAATTTTACTGACCAGATTTGCCTCTTCACAGTTTGTAAATG GTCCACCAATAGCAGAGGACTCATCCCAGTTGAGCCAAGCATCCCCCTTCGGTAGTTACCAGCAATATCAGTGA
- the TIMM17A gene encoding mitochondrial import inner membrane translocase subunit Tim17-A isoform X1: MEEYTREPCPWRIVDDCGGAFTMGIIGGGIFQAIKGFRNSPQGVKHRMKGSFVAIRTRAPQLGGSFAVWGGLFSMIDCSMVKIRGKEDPWNSITSGAMTGAILAARNGPVAMVGSAAMGGILLALIEGAGILLTRFASSQFVNGPPIAEDSSQLSQASPFGSYQQYQ, from the exons ATGGAGGAGTACACACGGGAGCCCTG TCCTTGGAGGATTGTAGATGACTGTGGTGGTGCCTTTACGATGGGTATCATTGGAGGAGGCATTTTTCAGGCCATCAAAGGATTTAGGAACTCTCCTCAA GGTGTTAAGCACCGTATGAAGGGCAGTTTTGTCGCTATACGAACCCGGGCCCCACAACTAGGAG gtagctTTGCAGTATGGGGTGGTCTGTTCTCCATGATAGATTGCAGTATGGTTAAGATACGGGGGAAGGAAGATCCCTGGAATTCTATCACAAGTGGGGCTATGACTGGGGCGATCTTGGCTGCAAGAA ATGGTCCTGTTGCCATGGTGGGCTCTGCTGCAATGGGTGGGATTCTTTTGGCCTTGATAGAAGGAGCAGGAATTTTACTGACCAGATTTGCCTCTTCACAGTTTGTAAATG GTCCACCAATAGCAGAGGACTCATCCCAGTTGAGCCAAGCATCCCCCTTCGGTAGTTACCAGCAATATCAGTGA